Proteins found in one Saccharomyces mikatae IFO 1815 strain IFO1815 genome assembly, chromosome: 5 genomic segment:
- the SER3 gene encoding phosphoglycerate dehydrogenase SER3 (similar to Saccharomyces cerevisiae SER3 (YER081W) and SER33 (YIL074C); ancestral locus Anc_7.273), producing MTSIDINNLQNTFQQAMNMSGSPGAVCTSPTQSFMNTVPQRLNAVKQPKILKPFSTGDMKILLLENVNQTAITIFEEQGYQVEFYKSSLPEEELIEKIKDVHAIGIRSKTRLTSNVLQHAKNLVCIGCFCIGTNQVDLDYATSRGIAVFNSPFSNSRSVAELVIGEIISLARQLGDRSIELHTGTWNKVAARCWEVRGKTLGIIGYGHIGSQLSVLAEAMGLHVLYYDIVTIMALGTARQVSTLDELLNKSDFVSLHVPATPETSKMLSAPQFAAMKDGSYVINASRGTVVDIPSLIQAMKANKIAGAALDVYPHEPAKNGEGSFTDDLNSWTSELVSLPNIILTPHIGGSTEEAQSSIGVEVATALSKYINEGNSVGSVNFPEVALKSLSYDQENTVRVLYIHHNIPGVLKTVNDILSNHNIEKQFSDSNGEIAYLMADISSVDQSDIKDIYEQLNQTSAKISIRLLY from the coding sequence ATGACAAGCATTGACATTAATAACTTACAAAACACGTTCCAACAAGCTATGAATATGAGCGGCTCCCCAGGTGCTGTTTGTACTTCACCTACTCAATCTTTCATGAATACTGTTCCACAGCGTTTGAATGCTGTGAAGCAGCCAAAAATCCTGAAGCCTTTCTCAACAGGTGACATGAAAATCCTACTACTGGAAAACGTCAATCAAACCGCTATTACAATCTTTGAAGAGCAAGGTTACCAAGTTGAATTCTATAAATCCTCGTTGCCTGAAGAAGAGTTGATTGAAAAGATCAAGGATGTTCATGCTATTGGTATCAGATCTAAAACGAGATTAACCTCTAATGTTCTTCAACATGCGAAAAATCTAGTTTGTATTGGATGTTTCTGCATCGGTACTAATCAAGTTGATTTAGACTACGCTACCAGCAGGGGTATTGCTGTCTTCAACTCGCCTTTCTCCAATTCCAGATCTGTAGCAGAATTGGTCATTGGTGAGATCATTAGTTTGGCAAGACAATTAGGTGACAGATCCATTGAATTGCATACAGGTACATGGAATAAGGTTGCTGCCAGATGTTGGGAGGTAAGAGGAAAAACTCTTGGTATTATTGGGTACGGTCACATTGGTTCCCAATTATCAGTGCTTGCGGAAGCCATGGGTTTGCATGTGCTATACTACGATATTGTAACAATCATGGCGTTGGGTACTGCCAGACAAGTCTCTACCTTGGACGAACTATTGAATAAATCTGACTTTGTATCATTGCATGTCCCAGCTACTCCTGAGACCAGCAAAATGTTATCTGCTCCACAATTTGCCGCCATGAAGGATGGATCTTATGTGATTAATGCATCAAGAGGTACTGTCGTGGATATTCCATCTTTAATCCAAGCCATGAAAGCCAACAAAATCGCAGGGGCCGCCTTGGATGTTTACCCACATGAACCAGCTAAGAATGGGGAAGGTTCATTTACTGACGATTTGAATAGTTGGACTTCTGAGTTGGTTTCATTACCAAATATCATTTTGACACCACACATTGGTGGTTCTACAGAAGAAGCCCAAAGCTCAATCGGTGTTGAAGTTGCTACCGCATTGTCCAAGTATATCAATGAAGGTAACTCTGTCGGCTCAGTCAACTTCCCCGAAGTGGCATTAAAATCTTTGTCATATGATCAAGAGAACACTGTCCGCGTATTGTATATTCATCATAATATACCAGGTGTTTTGAAGACTGtcaatgatattttatCTAACCATAATATTGAAAAGCAATTTTCTGATTCGAACGGTGAAATTGCTTACTTAATGGCTGATATCTCTTCTGTTGATCAAAGCGATATTAAAGATATCTATGAACAGCTAAATCAAACCTCTGCCAAGATCTCAATTAGATTGCTGTACTGA
- the AIM9 gene encoding Aim9p (similar to Saccharomyces cerevisiae AIM9 (YER080W); ancestral locus Anc_7.271), translating to MIRYTVAGSSRRSVARISKRVGAIKCVTVTTSKRFISNKPNEVFTKLTNDNDPKRDAFFKYSWGSWLKNDKQHKEKRFTKFSIEGLNRILNDIYIQSNEMAKVPDSKILPPVFNKNLTVSLVNNVIPKNIGKVNPNEDVQVTTLSSIHEGKHHRIYKVDTNLNKAFILRIPYPLENENTLSYRIRSEVATMDFADLKLGIKVPKILCYGVNSLNPVRQPFVLQEFIEGDLLMKDWNPLMEDGSSNQEKFDNVIEKISDFQSKLISLKLNAFGSIYFNNDFKDEHDEAFVKENVYDGETNPDLQNRWKIGPSVERCLWRHKSHLDFQKQLKPFLGPWPIKSPMDVIKNTGLLEAENAKTRLAMKEAGSSPELVESQTLEDQITTFENLAKIAPDLFNLKTKAIPNMQDLLSPRLFHPDLDPMNIIVNKEAQEAYLLDFEGACTKPFILQNSPQFIAYEGPKIYDLKEDITDFDKLSEAEKAQYQFMYKRTRNQHQWEKKLNDNNPQLITAVAPPVKLLRSPYVAAVERKTEEEYLLIDESLLQLKEVWDIFAQNDLVKQKKFPLNYSKEDIERHVKDLQKLHEKLISTPFAATQGWIPQDMFDQLLKAGSIVKQENGDYTVKQPEHTK from the coding sequence ATGATTAGATACACTGTTGCTGGTTCCTCCAGAAGAAGTGTAGCAAGAATTTCCAAGAGGGTGGGTGCAATTAAATGTGTCACTGTCACAACCTCCAAAAGATTCATTTCCAATAAGCCAAATGAAGTCTTCACCAAACTAACGAATGATAACGATCCGAAAAGAGAtgcatttttcaaatattccTGGGGATCATGGCTCAAAAATGACAAGCAAcacaaggaaaaaagattcACCAAGTTTTCCATTGAAGGTTTAAATCGCATTCTCAATGACATATACATTCAATCTAATGAAATGGCTAAAGTTCCCGACAGTAAAATCCTACCGCCAGTATTCAACAAGAATTTAACGGTCTCCTTGGTCAATAACGTTATACCAAAGAATATTGGAAAAGTCAATCCAAACGAAGATGTTCAAGTAACCACATTATCCAGTATTCACGAAGGTAAACATCACAGAATATATAAGGTTGACACTAATTTAAATAAAGCGTTTATTTTAAGGATTCCATACCCgttggaaaatgaaaatactcTATCTTATAGGATAAGAAGTGAAGTAGCCACCATGGATTTTGCTGACTTGAAGTTAGGCATTAAAGTTCCCAAAATTCTTTGCTACGGTgtcaattctttgaatcCTGTAAGACAACCTTTTGTTTTAcaagaatttattgaagGTGACCTGTTAATGAAAGATTGGAATCCATTAATGGAAGATGGTTCTTCcaatcaagaaaagtttgacaacgttattgaaaaaatttccgATTTCCAGTCGAAGTTGATATCATTGAAACTAAACGCATTCGGATCCATATACTTTAACAATGATTTCAAAGACGAACATGATGAAGCATTTGTTAAGGAAAACGTATACGATGGTGAAACTAACCCAGATTTACAAAACAGATGGAAAATTGGGCCATCTGTGGAAAGATGTCTTTGGAGACACAAATCCCATCtggattttcaaaaacaattgaaGCCTTTTTTGGGTCCATGGCCAATTAAGTCCCCAATGGACGTAATTAAGAATACTGGTCTGttggaagctgaaaatgCTAAAACTAGATTAGCCATGAAAGAAGCGGGAAGCTCACCTGAATTAGTAGAAAGTCAAACTCTGGAAGACCAAATAAccacttttgaaaatttggcCAAAATTGCACCGGATCTATTCAATCTCAAAACCAAAGCCATTCCAAATATGCAAGACTTGTTGTCACCACGATTATTCCATCCTGATTTAGATCCCATGAATATCATTGTTAACAAAGAAGCACAAGAAGCATATCTACTGGATTTTGAAGGCGCATGCACTAAGCCTTTTATCTTACAGAATTCTCCCCAATTTATTGCGTACGAAGGGCCCAAGATTTATGACTTGAAGGAGGATATAACCGACTTTGACAAACTATCTGAAGCAGAAAAGGCGCAATATCAATTTATGTATAAGCGGACTCGTAACCAACATCAATgggagaaaaaattaaatgacAACAATCCTCAATTAATCACAGCGGTCGCTCCACCTGTTAAGTTACTGAGAAGCCCATATGTTGCAGCTGTAGAAAGGaaaactgaagaagaataccTGTTAATCGACGAATCACTACTGCAACTAAAGGAAGTTTGGGATATATTTGCTCAAAATGATTTGGTgaaacagaagaaatttcCCTTGAATTACAGTAAGGAAGATATCGAAAGACATGTCAAAGATTTGCAAAAGTTGCACGAAAAGTTAATCTCTACACCTTTTGCTGCCACTCAAGGTTGGATCCCTCAAGATATGTTTGACCAATTATTAAAAGCCGGGAGTATTGTTAAGCAAGAAAACGGAGATTACACCGTGAAGCAACCTGAACACACCAAATAA
- the MRX1 gene encoding Mrx1p (similar to Saccharomyces cerevisiae YER077C; ancestral locus Anc_7.266) gives MLPQLNFSLNLTERLLRRSFHSLTNLYRTQVKERLHALENHGYIAHKTSKQLERLSAKKRRQLKKLQKTAYPKDQALHVLRKFHNIKDETLADTKLGPTSQSDLKFLSLTKDKRLFYTILGVNGQQLRDAKLIASDVQKFLKRGQLEKAVFLARLAKKKGVVGMNLIMKHYFEVIKSQQSAVDIFNWRKKWGVPIDQHSITILFSGLSKQDNLVSKKYGELVLKIIDSLSDKNELTEIEYNTALAALINCTDETLVFKLLNKKLPGLKKDSITYTLMIRSCTKISDEKHSMVVLDDLIHKIPHYCVDSKLLFEYCGVLCSQKFSKIDNQGMGLWAFCEYFQFDKTIFSKFLPPSEHPALIPLSYWNINEPFPLNKHVVGLFMNNCLKNKKYELAIETFKELEARNNKILDLSIYHKYMEILKIARPTTCGDECLEIYERVASSAPHMSITRRTLILVYSAFQRQSIKAAINKDESNTENLLRKVRGFIDNVEATYSSKLNEKVYALNSWKFLFPILKNLNMHDKVSTMELKSTLNEYLKSLLTGKFEKGTKASLEEMRFVTLEGIRLLKILTDRIKLPTLDSEEIANLKGTDRNKFLARRHLLRLKQMLLVDLADIEGKSEKRTSGEDADASKEGLLEDLVELILHESYKKF, from the coding sequence ATGCTACCTcaattaaatttttcactgaaTCTTACAGAGCGTCTATTGAGAAGATCCTTTCATTCACTGACCAACCTATACAGAACTcaagtaaaagaaagattacATGCGCTGGAAAACCACGGTTACATAGCACACAAAACGTCGAAGCAATTAGAGAGGCTAAGtgccaagaaaagaaggcaattgaaaaaattgcaaaAGACAGCATACCCCAAGGATCAGGCTCTCCATGTTCTTCGTAAATTTCACAATATAAAAGACGAGACATTGGCGGATACAAAATTGGGTCCAACTAGTCAGAGCGATTTGAAGTTTCTATCCTTAACGAAAGATAAGAGGTTGTTTTATACCATCTTAGGTGTAAATGGACAACAATTGCGTGATGCTAAATTAATCGCCAGTGATGttcagaaatttttgaaaagaggtCAACTGGAAAAGGCTGTCTTTTTAGCCAGGTtagctaaaaaaaaaggtgtCGTTGGGATGAATTTAATCATGAAGCATTATTTTGAAGTTATCAAGTCTCAACAGAGTGCTGTTGATATCTTCAACTGGCGAAAAAAATGGGGGGTACCCATCGATCAACATTCCATCACTATCCTTTTTAGTGGACTCTCAAAACAGGATAATTTAGTCTCCAAGAAATATGGAGAACTCGTTCTAAAGATTATAGATAGTTTGAGCGATAAAAATGAGCTTACCGAAATAGAATACAATACCGCTTTGGCAGCATTGATTAATTGTACGGATGAAACACTAGTGTTTAAGCTCCTCAATAAAAAACTTCCAGGTCTGAAAAAAGATAGTATTACGTATAcgttgatgataagatcGTGCACTAAAATATCCGATGAGAAACATTCCATGGTGGTACTCGATGATTTGATTCATAAGATTCCACACTATTGCGTTGATTCTAAATTGCTATTTGAGTACTGCGGAGTATTATGTAGTcagaaattttcaaaaattgataatCAAGGGATGGGGTTATGGGCATTTTGTGAATACTTTCAATTCGATAAAACCATTTTTAGTAAGTTCTTACCACCAAGTGAACATCCTGCTTTGATTCCGCTAAGCTATTGGAACATTAACGAGCCATTTCCTCTCAACAAACATGTCGTGGGTTTGTTTATGAATAATTGTctgaagaacaagaaatacGAACTTGCCATTGAAACGTTTAAAGAGTTAGAAGCACgaaacaacaaaatattaGACCTGAGCATATATCATAAGTACATGGAAATCCTCAAAATAGCCAGACCTACCACATGTGGTGATGAGTGTCTAGAAATTTATGAACGAGTGGCTTCATCAGCACCACACATGTCAATCACCAGAAGGACATTGATTTTAGTATATAGTGCTTTTCAAAGACAAAGTATCAAGGCCGCTATCAACAAAGATGAATCAAATACTGAAAATCTTCTGCGCAAAGTTCGAGGGtttattgataatgtaGAGGCCACATACTCATCGAAGttgaatgaaaaagtttatGCACTAAATTCATGGAAGTTCTTGTTTCCtattttaaaaaatctGAACATGCATGATAAAGTGTCTACCATGGAACTAAAAAGCACATTAAACGAGTATTTAAAATCCTTGTTAACGGGAAAGTTCGAGAAAGGAACTAAAGCGAGCCTGGAAGAAATGCGATTTGTTACATTAGAAGGAATTCGTTTACTTAAGATTTTAACCGACCGAATCAAGCTACCGACGCTGGATAGTGAAGAGATTGCTAACTTGAAAGGAACAGATAGAAACAAGTTTCTTGCCAGAAGGCACCTTTTAAGGCTTAAGCAAATGTTGCTGGTGGATTTAGCGGACATTGAAGGCAAGTCAGAAAAGAGGACTAGTGGCGAAGATGCAGATGCCAGTAAAGAAGGCCTATTGGAAGACTTGGTGGAGTTGATATTACATGAAagttataaaaaattttaa
- the SMKI05G1630 gene encoding uncharacterized protein (similar to Saccharomyces cerevisiae YER079W; ancestral locus Anc_7.270) encodes MPDSSHSISSKDIASAISLYDQSIYTNNKSTNLDLDQRSLSPSNNAFGEDRITRTNSGCSITSGASMIATKDGIQGSNVKRDGIPKYSLNLLNSMVRKQYDHSNGTKSPTLNTNNKVDPKNRKNNKKTNNGKDYENNVAHEQSEKFYKLHNTSTCNSNLTSDSTTSLSDQFYFQKNNPDSAPLNNANYLHSDHSPSLNSMDNTTKHSSNVHT; translated from the coding sequence ATGCCTGACTCATCTCATTCAATAAGCTCAAAAGATATAGCCTCTGCTATTTCTCTCTATGACCAATCCATTTACACCAATAATAAATCTACCAACTTGGACTTGGACCAGAGATCTTTGAGCCCTTCCAATAATGCTTTCGGTGAAGATAGGATAACAAGAACTAACTCGGGCTGTTCGATCACTTCAGGTGCCTCTATGATTGCCACAAAGGATGGTATACAAGGGAGCAATGTCAAAAGAGACGGAATTCCGAAATATTCTCTCAACTTATTGAACTCTATGGTCCGAAAACAGTACGATCATAGTAATGGAACGAAGTCTCCTACCCTGAACACTAACAACAAGGTCGATCCAAAGaacagaaagaataataagAAGACAAATAACGGCAAGGATTACGAAAATAACGTAGCACATGAGCAAAGTGAAAAGTTTTATAAACTTCACAACACTTCCACCTGTAACTCTAATCTCACTTCAGATTCCACTACCTCATTATCTGACCAGTTttatttccaaaaaaacAATCCTGATTCTGCTCCATTGAACAATGCAAATTACCTACACTCCGATCATTCTCCCTCCCTGAATTCCATGGATAATACTACGAAACACAGCAGCAATGTGCACACTTGA
- the ICP55 gene encoding aminopeptidase (similar to Saccharomyces cerevisiae ICP55 (YER078C); ancestral locus Anc_7.268) yields the protein MLQRTKVARFVLLPCRRHFSKSITLLEQRKSSIFTKRVRIPIEAGQPLHETRPFLIKSGELTPGISALEYYERRIRLAETLPSKSCVILAGNDIQFASGAVFYPFQQENDLFYLSGWNEPNSVMILEKPTDDLSDTVFHMLVPPKDAFAEKWEGFRSGVYGVQEIFNADESASISDLSKYLPKIINRNDFIYFDMLSTSNSSSSNFKHIKSLLNGSGSGNVTLNSIANKTIKPISKRIAEFRKIKSPQELRIMRRAGQISGRSFNQAFAKRFRNERTLDSFLHHKFISGGCDKDAYIPVVATGSNSLCIHYTRNDDVMFDDEMVLVDAAGSLGGYCADISRTWPNNGKFTDAQRDLYEAVLNVQRDCIKLCKSQNNYSLHDIHEKSISLMNQELKNLGIDKVPGWNVERLYPHYIGHNLGLDVHDVPKVSRYEPLKSGQVITIEPGLYIPNDELFPSYFRNIGIRIEDDIAIGEDTYTNLTVEAVKEVDDLENVMQNGVSTKFEEDEVAPL from the coding sequence ATGCTACAAAGAACAAAAGTAGCCCGATTTGTCTTACTACCTTGCAGGAGGCACTTCTCAAAGTCAATAACTTTATTGGAACAACGAAAGAGTAGCATATTTACTAAGAGAGTCAGGATTCCTATTGAGGCAGGCCAGCCATTGCACGAAACAAGGCCATTTCTTATAAAGTCAGGAGAGTTGACGCCTGGCATTTCAGCCTTGGAATAttatgaaagaagaatcagGTTGGCGGAAACTTTGCCCTCTAAAAGCTGTGTGATTCTTGCTGGTAATGATATCCAGTTTGCATCTGGAGCGGTGTTCTATCCATTCCAACAGGAAAATGACTTATTCTATCTTAGTGGATGGAACGAACCTAATTCTGTCAtgattttggaaaagcCAACTGATGATTTAAGTGATACAGTTTTCCACATGCTGGTCCCACCAAAGGACGCATTTGCTGAAAAGTGGGAAGGATTCAGGTCCGGCGTTTATGGTGTTCAGGAAATTTTCAATGCTGATGAATCTGCTTCAATTAGTGATTTGTCTAAATACTTGCCCAAAATAATTAACAGAAATGATTTCATCTACTTCGATATGCTATCTACTTCTAATTCAAGCTCATCCAATTTCAAACACATTAAAAGTTTGTTGAATGGTAGTGGGAGTGGTAATGTAACATTGAATTCCATTGCAAACAAAACCATCAAACCCATTAGTAAAAGGATTGCAGAATTCCGTAAGATCAAGTCTCCTCAAGAGTTGAGAATTATGAGAAGAGCGGGCCAAATATCAGGAAGGTCGTTCAATCAAGCCTTTGCCAAGAGATTTAGAAATGAGAGGACTTtagattcttttttacaCCACAAGTTTATATCCGGCGGTTGTGATAAAGACGCATACATTCCCGTGGTTGCTACAGGTTCGAATTCCTTGTGTATTCATTACACAAGGAATGATGACGTGAtgtttgatgatgaaatggTGCTTGTAGACGCAGCAGGTTCCTTGGGTGGTTATTGTGCAGATATTTCTAGAACATGGCCCAATAATGGGAAATTCACGGATGCACAAAGAGACCTTTACGAAGCCGTATTAAATGTTCAACGTGATTGCATTAAACTTTGTAAATCACAAAATAACTATTCTCTGCATGACATTCATGAAAAGAGTATTTCATTGATGAACCaagagttgaaaaatttaggTATAGATAAAGTCCCCGGTTGGAATGTAGAAAGATTGTATCCCCACTATATTGGTCATAATCTAGGCCTAGACGTACACGACGTACCTAAAGTTTCAAGATACGAACCGCTTAAGTCTGGCCAGGTGATCACTATCGAGCCAGGTTTGTATATTCCTAATGATGAATTGTTTCCATCTTATTTTAGGAATATCGGAATAagaattgaagatgatattGCCATTGGTGAAGACACTTACACCAATTTAACGGTTGAAGCAGTTAAAGAGGTCGATGACTTGGAAAATGTAATGCAGAATGGTGTCTCTACAAAATTCGAAGAGGATGAAGTGGCACCATTGTAA
- the UTP7 gene encoding Utp7p (similar to Saccharomyces cerevisiae UTP7 (YER082C); ancestral locus Anc_7.275): MSDKKTGHRPQLKERENQSKFERSVHSNNAGNTRNQTKDKKLRAGLRKIDDQYKKAISSAAATDYLLPESNGYLEPENELEKTFKVQQSEIKSSVDVTTANKALDLSLKEFGPYSINYAKNGTHLLITGRKGHVASMDWRKGQLRAELFLNETCHSATYLQNEQYFAVAQKKYTFIYDHEGTELHRLKQHIDARHLEFLPYHYLLATAGETGWLKYHDVSTGQLISELRTKAGPTTAMTQNPWNAVMHLGHSNGTVSLWSPSMPEPLVKLLSARGPVNSIAIDRSGYYMVTTGADRSMKIWDIRNFKQLHSIENLPTPGTNVSISDTGLLALSRGPHVTLWKDALKLSKDSKPCFGSMGGDPHRNTPYMSHLFAGNKVENLGFVPFEDLLGVGHRTGVTNLIVPGAGEANYDALELNPFETKKQRQEQEVRSLLNKLPADTITLDPHSIGSVDKRSSAVRLNAKDLAQVTMDSNNKVKTNSDIPDVKPDVKGKNSGLRSFLRKKTQNVIDERKLRVQKQLHKEKNIRKRNHQIKEGVISEDHKDVIEEALSRFA; encoded by the coding sequence ATGAGTGACAAAAAAACTGGACATAGACCCCAgctgaaagaaagagagaaCCAAAGTAAGTTTGAACGTTCAGTACATTCTAATAATGCCGGTAATACTCGTAATCAAacaaaagataagaaattGAGAGCTGGCTTGAGAAAAATAGACgatcaatataaaaaggcGATATCTTCAGCAGCGGCCACTGATTACCTTCTACCAGAGTCTAATGGTTACTTGGAACCTGAGAATGAGTTAGAAAAGACTTTCAAGGTACAACAATCGGAAATTAAATCGAGCGTCGACGTCACTACTGCAAACAAAGCATTGGACTTATCGTTGAAGGAATTCGGTCCTTACAGTATAAACTATGCAAAAAATGGTACGCATCTATTGATCACAGGCCGTAAAGGTCATGTAGCATCTATGGACTGGAGAAAGGGTCAACTTCGTGCCGAATTGTTCTTAAATGAAACCTGTCACTCAGCAACGTACTTGCAAAATGAACAATACTTTGCTGTGgcacaaaaaaaatacacaTTCATCTATGACCATGAAGGTACAGAACTACATCGTTTGAAACAGCATATTGACGCAAGACATCTAGAATTTTTACCATATCACTACCTACTAGCAACTGCCGGTGAAACAGGCTGGTTGAAGTATCATGATGTCTCCACAGGCCAACTGATTTCAGAACTAAGAACTAAAGCTGGTCCTACTACAGCGATGACGCAAAATCCATGGAATGCCGTGATGCATTTGGGCCATTCGAACGGTACAGTATCCCTATGGTCACCTTCCATGCCCGAACCATTAGTGAAATTACTTTCCGCCAGAGGACCGGTGAACAGCATTGCCATCGATAGAAGCGGATATTATATGGTCACCACAGGCGCCGATAGatcaatgaaaatttggGATATTAGAAACTTTAAACAATTACATTCTATTGAAAACTTACCAACACCAGGTACAAACGTTTCAATATCAGATACTGGTCTACTAGCATTGTCTAGGGGTCCTCACGTTACTTTATGGAAGGACGCTCTAAAACTAAGTAAAGACAGTAAGCCATGCTTTGGATCTATGGGAGGGGATCCACATAGAAACACCCCTTATATGTCACATTTATTTGCCGGCAATAAGGTAGAAAATTTGGGATTTGTACCATTTGAAGATTTATTGGGTGTAGGTCATCGAACAGGTGTTACAAATTTGATTGTACCAGGTGCAGGTGAAGCTAATTACGATGCTCTAGAACTAAATCCATTCgaaacaaagaaacaaaGACAGGAACAAGAAGTGAGATCCTTATTAAACAAGCTACCAGCAGATACCATTACTTTAGATCCACATTCCATAGGTTCGGTAGATAAAAGGTCTTCTGCCGTAAGGTTGAATGCTAAGGATTTGGCCCAAGTAACAATGGATTCTAATAATAAAGTCAAAACTAATAGTGACATTCCAGATGTAAAGCCAGATGTGAAGGGTAAGAATTCAGGTCTACGCTCCTTTTTACGTAAAAAGACTCAAAATGttattgatgaaagaaaattaagaGTACAAAAACAGCTGcataaagagaaaaatattcgtaaaagaaatcatcaaattAAAGAAGGTGTGATTTCAGAAGATCACAAGGATGTCATTGAAGAGGCATTAAGTAGATTCGCCTAA